A window of the Streptococcus sp. 116-D4 genome harbors these coding sequences:
- the purC gene encoding phosphoribosylaminoimidazolesuccinocarboxamide synthase: MSKQLIYSGKAKDIYTTDDENLIISTYKDQATAFNGVKKEQIAGKGVLNNQISSFIFEKLNAAGVATHFVEKLSDTEQLNKKVEIIPLEVVLRNYTAGSFSKRFGVDEGIAFEIPIVEFYYKNDDLDDPFINDEHVKFLQIADDQQIAYLKEETRRINELLKAWFAEIGLKLIDFKLEFGFDKDGKIILADEFSPDNCRLWDADGNHMDKDVFRRGLGELTDVYEIVWEKLQSLK; this comes from the coding sequence ATGTCAAAACAATTGATCTATTCGGGAAAAGCTAAAGATATCTATACAACTGATGATGAAAATCTTATTATTTCAACTTATAAGGACCAGGCGACTGCTTTCAATGGTGTCAAAAAGGAGCAGATTGCAGGAAAGGGAGTGTTAAATAATCAGATTTCATCTTTTATTTTTGAGAAATTAAATGCGGCTGGCGTGGCGACTCACTTTGTGGAGAAACTCTCAGACACGGAACAACTCAATAAAAAGGTGGAAATCATTCCTTTGGAAGTCGTGCTTCGAAACTACACAGCTGGTTCCTTTTCAAAACGTTTTGGCGTAGATGAAGGTATCGCCTTTGAGATTCCAATTGTCGAATTTTACTACAAAAATGATGATTTGGATGACCCGTTTATCAATGACGAACATGTGAAATTCCTACAGATTGCGGATGACCAGCAAATCGCCTACTTGAAGGAAGAAACTCGTCGTATTAATGAGCTTTTGAAAGCCTGGTTTGCTGAGATTGGACTTAAGTTGATTGACTTTAAGCTAGAGTTCGGTTTTGACAAGGATGGTAAGATTATCTTAGCAGATGAATTTTCACCAGATAACTGCCGTTTGTGGGATGCGGATGGCAACCACATGGATAAGGATGTTTTCCGTAGGGGATTAGGAGAACTAACAGATGTTTACGAGATTGTTTGGGAAAAGTTGCAGAGTTTAAAATAA
- the comB gene encoding competence pheromone export protein ComB, with protein sequence MKPEFLESAEFYNRRYHNFSSRVIVPMSLLLVFLLGFATLAEKEISLSTRATVEPSRILANIQSTSNNRILVNHLEENKLVKKGDLLVQYQEGAESVQAESYASQLDMLKDQKKQLEYLQKSLQEGENHFPEEDKFGYQATFRDYISQAGSLRASTSQQNETIASQNAAASQTQAEIGNLISQTEAKIRDYQTAKSAIETGASLANQNLAYSLYQSYKSQGEENPQAKSQAVAQVEAQLSQLESNLATYRVQYAGSGTQQAYASGLSSQLESLKSQHLAKVGQELTLLDQKILEAESGKKAQGNLLDKGKITASEDGVLHLNPETSDSTMVAEGTLLAQLYPSLEKEGKAKLTAYLSSKDVARIKVGDSVRYRTTHDAKNQLFLDSTITSIDATATKTEKGNFFKIEAETNLTSEQAEKLRYGVEGRLQMITGRKSYLRYYLDQFLNKE encoded by the coding sequence ATGAAACCAGAATTTTTAGAAAGTGCGGAGTTTTATAATCGTCGTTACCATAATTTTTCCAGTCGGGTGATTGTACCTATGTCCCTTCTGCTCGTGTTTTTACTTGGCTTTGCAACTTTAGCAGAGAAGGAGATAAGTTTGTCTACCAGAGCTACTGTCGAGCCTAGTCGTATCCTTGCAAATATCCAATCAACTAGCAACAATCGCATTCTTGTCAATCATTTGGAAGAAAATAAGCTGGTTAAGAAGGGGGATCTTTTGGTTCAATACCAGGAAGGGGCAGAGAGTGTCCAAGCGGAGTCTTATGCCAGTCAGTTGGACATGCTCAAGGATCAAAAAAAGCAATTGGAGTATTTGCAAAAAAGTCTGCAAGAAGGGGAGAACCACTTTCCAGAGGAGGATAAGTTTGGCTACCAAGCCACCTTTCGCGACTACATCAGTCAAGCAGGCAGTCTTAGGGCTAGTACATCGCAACAAAATGAGACCATCGCGTCCCAGAATGCAGCAGCTAGTCAAACCCAAGCCGAAATCGGCAACCTCATCAGTCAAACAGAGGCTAAAATTCGTGATTACCAGACAGCTAAGTCAGCTATTGAAACAGGCGCTTCCTTGGCCAATCAGAATCTAGCCTACTCTCTCTACCAGTCCTATAAGTCTCAGGGCGAGGAAAATCCGCAAGCTAAATCTCAGGCTGTTGCGCAGGTAGAAGCGCAGCTTTCTCAGTTAGAATCTAATCTTGCTACTTACCGTGTTCAGTATGCAGGTTCAGGTACCCAGCAAGCCTATGCGTCAGGCTTAAGCAGTCAATTGGAGTCTCTCAAATCCCAACACTTGGCAAAGGTTGGTCAGGAATTGACCCTTTTAGACCAGAAAATCTTGGAGGCAGAGTCAGGTAAGAAGGCACAGGGAAATCTTTTAGACAAGGGAAAAATCACGGCGAGTGAGGATGGGGTGCTTCACCTCAATCCTGAGACCAGTGACTCTACCATGGTAGCAGAGGGGACTCTACTAGCCCAACTCTATCCGTCCTTGGAAAAAGAAGGGAAAGCCAAACTAACAGCTTATCTAAGTTCAAAAGATGTAGCAAGGATCAAGGTCGGTGATTCTGTTCGCTATAGGACGACTCATGATGCCAAGAATCAACTTTTCCTAGATTCTACTATTACAAGTATTGATGCGACAGCTACTAAGACTGAAAAAGGGAATTTCTTTAAAATCGAGGCGGAGACTAATCTAACTTCGGAGCAGGCTGAAAAACTTCGGTACGGAGTGGAAGGTCGCCTGCAGATGATTACAGGTAGGAAAAGTTATCTACGTTATTATTTGGATCAATTTTTGAACAAAGAGTAA
- a CDS encoding phosphoribosylformylglycinamidine synthase: MDKRIFVEKKADFQVKSESLVRELQHNLGLSSLKSIRIVQVYDVFNLDEDLFAPAEKHIFSEQVTDHVLDETAVQADLANYAFFAIESLPGQFDQRAASSQEALLLLGSSSDVTVNTAQLYLVNKDINATELEAVKNYLLNPVDSRFKDITTGIAKQEFSESDKTIPKLTFFESYTAEDFARYKAEQGTAMEVDDLLFIQDYFKSIGRVPTETELKVLDTYWSDHCRHTTFETELKNIDFSASKFQKQLQATYDKYIAMRDELGRTEKPQTLMDMATIFGRYERANGRLDDMEVSDEINACSVEIEVDVNGVKEPWLLMFKNETHNHPTEIEPFGGAATCIGGAIRDPLSGRSYVYQAMRISGAGDITAPISETRAGKLPQQVISKTAAHGYSSYGNQIGLATTYVREYFHPGFVAKRMELGAVVGAAPKENVVREKPEAGDVIILLGGKTGRDGVGGATGSSKVQTVESVETAGAEVQKGNAIEERKIQRLFRNGKVTRLIKKSNDFGAGGVCVAIGELADGLEIDLNKVPLKYQGLNGTEIAISESQERMAVVVRPEDVDAFIAECKKENIDAVVVATVTEKPNLVMHWNGERIVDLERRFLDTNGVRVVVDAKVVDKDVKLPEERQTSADTLEADTLAVLSDLNHASQKGLQTIFDCSVGRSTVNHPLGGRYQLTPTEASVQKLPVQHGVTHTASVMAQGFNPYLAEWSPYHGAAYAVIEATARLVAAGANWSKARFSYQEYFERMDKQAERFGQPVAALLGSIEAQIQLGLPSIGGKDSMSGTFEELTVPPTLVAFGVTTADSRKVLSPEFKAVGENIYYIPGQALSTEIDFDLIKSNFAQFEALQKAHKVTAASAVKYGGILEALALATFGNHIGATVTLENLETALTAQLGGFVFTSPEEIAGVEKIGQTSADFTLLVNGVKLDGHKLDSAFQGKLEEVYPTEFTQAKELAEVPAVASAVVIKAKEKVEKPVVYIPVFPGTNSEYDSAKAFEKEGAEVNLVPFVTLNEEAIVKSVETMVDNIEKANILFFAGGFSAADEPDGSAKFIVNILLNEKVRVAIDSFIARGGLIIGICNGFQALVKSGLLPYGNFEDASSTSPTLFYNDANQHVAKMVETRIANTNSPWLAGVEVGDIHAIPVSHGEGKFVVTAEEFAELRDNGQIFSQYVDFDGKPSMDSKYNPNGSVNAIEGITSKNGQIIGKMGHSERYEDGLFQNIPGSKDQHLFASAVRYFTGK, translated from the coding sequence ATGGATAAACGTATTTTTGTTGAGAAAAAGGCTGATTTTCAGGTCAAGTCAGAGAGTCTGGTGAGAGAACTCCAGCACAACTTGGGACTTTCAAGCTTGAAAAGTATTCGTATTGTGCAAGTATATGATGTATTTAACTTGGATGAGGACTTATTTGCACCCGCAGAGAAACACATTTTCTCTGAGCAAGTGACAGACCATGTCTTGGATGAAACGGCTGTGCAGGCAGATCTTGCCAACTATGCTTTCTTTGCCATTGAAAGCCTGCCAGGGCAGTTTGACCAGCGTGCAGCTTCTTCACAGGAAGCTTTGCTTTTGTTGGGAAGTTCGAGTGATGTGACAGTTAATACAGCACAATTGTACTTGGTTAATAAAGATATTAATGCGACTGAGTTAGAGGCGGTCAAGAACTACTTGCTCAACCCAGTTGATTCTCGTTTCAAGGACATCACGACAGGGATTGCCAAGCAGGAATTTTCAGAGTCAGACAAGACCATTCCAAAATTGACTTTCTTTGAAAGCTATACAGCAGAAGACTTTGCTCGCTACAAGGCTGAGCAAGGGACGGCCATGGAAGTGGATGATTTACTCTTTATCCAAGACTATTTCAAGTCAATTGGACGTGTGCCAACTGAGACGGAACTTAAGGTTTTGGACACTTACTGGTCTGACCACTGCCGTCACACAACTTTTGAGACGGAGTTGAAAAACATCGACTTCTCAGCTTCTAAATTCCAAAAACAATTGCAGGCGACTTATGACAAATATATCGCTATGCGTGACGAGCTAGGACGTACAGAAAAACCTCAAACCTTGATGGATATGGCTACTATTTTCGGTCGATATGAGCGTGCTAATGGACGTTTGGACGATATGGAAGTGTCTGATGAAATCAATGCCTGCTCTGTTGAAATTGAGGTGGATGTCAATGGTGTGAAAGAACCATGGCTTCTCATGTTTAAGAACGAAACCCACAATCACCCAACTGAGATTGAGCCGTTTGGTGGGGCGGCTACTTGTATCGGTGGTGCCATTCGTGACCCGTTGTCAGGTCGCTCATATGTTTACCAAGCCATGCGGATCTCAGGTGCCGGTGATATTACAGCACCGATTTCGGAAACGCGTGCTGGGAAATTGCCACAACAAGTCATTTCTAAAACAGCGGCCCATGGTTATTCTTCATATGGTAATCAGATTGGACTTGCAACAACTTATGTTCGTGAATATTTCCACCCAGGCTTTGTAGCTAAACGCATGGAGCTTGGTGCAGTTGTCGGTGCGGCTCCTAAGGAAAATGTTGTCCGTGAAAAACCGGAAGCGGGTGATGTCATTATCTTGCTCGGTGGGAAGACTGGACGTGACGGTGTCGGTGGTGCGACAGGTTCTTCTAAGGTTCAAACAGTTGAGTCTGTAGAGACTGCTGGTGCTGAGGTTCAAAAAGGGAATGCTATCGAAGAACGCAAGATTCAACGTCTTTTCCGCAATGGGAAAGTGACACGTCTGATCAAGAAATCAAATGACTTTGGGGCAGGCGGTGTCTGTGTGGCTATCGGTGAATTGGCAGATGGTCTTGAAATCGACCTCAACAAGGTGCCTCTTAAATATCAAGGCTTGAACGGTACCGAAATTGCTATCTCTGAATCTCAAGAACGGATGGCCGTGGTAGTTCGTCCAGAAGATGTAGATGCCTTCATAGCAGAATGTAAAAAAGAAAACATTGATGCTGTTGTCGTTGCGACAGTGACTGAAAAACCAAATCTTGTCATGCACTGGAATGGTGAAAGAATCGTGGACTTGGAGCGTCGTTTCCTTGACACCAATGGTGTGCGTGTGGTCGTTGATGCTAAGGTTGTGGACAAGGATGTCAAACTCCCAGAAGAACGTCAAACATCTGCTGACACTCTTGAAGCAGATACCCTTGCGGTTCTATCTGACCTCAACCATGCCAGTCAAAAAGGATTACAGACTATCTTTGACTGCTCTGTTGGACGCTCAACGGTTAATCACCCACTTGGTGGTCGTTACCAACTCACACCAACTGAGGCATCTGTGCAGAAATTACCAGTTCAACACGGTGTGACTCATACTGCGTCAGTCATGGCTCAAGGTTTCAACCCTTATCTAGCTGAATGGTCTCCATACCACGGTGCTGCTTATGCGGTTATCGAAGCAACTGCTCGTTTGGTGGCTGCTGGTGCCAACTGGTCTAAGGCTCGTTTCTCTTACCAAGAGTACTTCGAGCGGATGGATAAGCAAGCAGAGCGTTTTGGTCAGCCAGTAGCAGCTCTTCTGGGATCAATCGAAGCTCAGATTCAACTTGGTTTGCCATCTATCGGCGGTAAGGACTCTATGTCTGGTACCTTTGAAGAATTGACCGTACCGCCAACCTTGGTAGCCTTTGGTGTGACAACAGCAGATAGCCGTAAGGTGCTCTCTCCAGAATTTAAAGCTGTTGGGGAAAATATCTACTACATTCCAGGCCAAGCACTCTCAACAGAGATTGATTTTGACTTGATTAAGTCTAATTTTGCTCAGTTTGAAGCCCTTCAAAAGGCTCACAAAGTGACAGCTGCATCAGCGGTCAAATATGGTGGTATCCTTGAAGCTCTTGCCCTTGCAACATTTGGTAACCATATCGGTGCTACTGTAACCCTTGAAAATCTTGAGACAGCTTTGACAGCTCAATTAGGCGGATTTGTCTTCACCTCTCCTGAAGAAATCGCTGGAGTAGAGAAGATTGGACAAACAAGTGCAGACTTTACACTCCTTGTCAACGGTGTGAAGCTAGATGGACACAAGCTTGACAGTGCATTCCAAGGAAAACTGGAAGAAGTTTACCCAACAGAATTTACTCAAGCGAAAGAACTTGCTGAAGTACCGGCTGTGGCATCAGCTGTTGTGATTAAAGCCAAAGAAAAGGTTGAAAAACCAGTGGTCTATATCCCAGTCTTTCCAGGCACCAACTCAGAATATGACTCAGCAAAAGCCTTTGAAAAAGAAGGTGCAGAGGTTAACTTGGTGCCATTTGTGACCTTGAATGAAGAGGCTATTGTCAAGTCAGTCGAAACTATGGTTGACAATATTGAAAAAGCTAACATTCTCTTCTTTGCCGGTGGTTTCTCAGCTGCGGACGAGCCAGATGGTTCAGCTAAGTTTATTGTCAACATCCTGCTCAATGAAAAAGTGCGTGTAGCTATTGATAGCTTTATCGCCCGTGGTGGCTTGATTATCGGTATCTGTAATGGATTCCAGGCCTTGGTCAAATCAGGTCTTCTTCCATACGGAAACTTTGAAGATGCCAGCAGTACGAGCCCAACCCTCTTCTACAATGATGCCAACCAACACGTGGCCAAGATGGTAGAAACTCGCATTGCCAATACTAATTCACCATGGTTGGCTGGAGTAGAAGTGGGCGATATCCACGCTATTCCTGTTTCACACGGTGAAGGGAAGTTTGTCGTGACGGCTGAGGAATTTGCGGAGCTCCGTGACAATGGTCAAATCTTTAGCCAATATGTTGACTTTGACGGCAAACCAAGCATGGATTCTAAGTACAATCCAAATGGTTCTGTAAATGCCATCGAAGGAATTACCAGCAAGAATGGTCAAATCATTGGGAAGATGGGACACTCAGAACGTTATGAAGACGGTCTCTTCCAAAACATCCCAGGAAGTAAAGATCAGCACCTGTTCGCGTCGGCTGTGCGTTATTTCACAGGAAAATAA
- the purF gene encoding amidophosphoribosyltransferase, which produces MTYEVKSLNEECGVFGIWGHPDAAKLTYFGLHSLQHRGQEGAGILSNDQGKLKRHRDMGLLSEVFRNPADLDKLTGTSAIGHVRYATAGEASVDNIQPFLFRFHDMQFGLAHNGNLTNATSLKKELEQRGAIFSATSDSEILAHLIRRSHNPNLMGKIKEALSLVKGGFAYILLFEDKLIAALDPNGFRPLSIGKMANGAVVVSSETCAFEVIGAEWIRDLKPGEIVIIDDKGIQYDSYTDDTQLAICSMEYIYFARPDSNIHGVNVHTARKRMGAQLAREFKHEADIVVGVPNSSLSAAMGFAEESGLPNEMGLIKNQYTQRTFIQPTQELREQGVRMKLSAVSGVVKGKRVVMIDDSIVRGTTSRRIVQLLKEAGATEVHVAIGSPALAYPCFYGIDIQTRQELIAANHTVEETRQIIGADSLTYLSVEGLIDSIGIETDAPNGGLCVAYFDGDYPTPLYDYEEDYRRSLEEKTSFYK; this is translated from the coding sequence ATGACATACGAAGTAAAATCTCTTAATGAAGAATGCGGTGTTTTCGGTATCTGGGGACATCCAGATGCTGCTAAATTGACCTATTTTGGTCTCCATAGTCTTCAGCACCGTGGTCAGGAGGGGGCAGGAATCCTCTCCAATGACCAAGGAAAACTAAAGCGCCATCGTGACATGGGACTTTTATCAGAAGTTTTCAGAAATCCTGCTGATTTGGATAAATTGACAGGAACTAGTGCGATTGGTCACGTGCGTTACGCGACTGCTGGCGAAGCTTCTGTAGATAACATCCAGCCCTTCCTATTTCGATTCCATGATATGCAGTTTGGCTTGGCTCATAATGGAAATCTGACCAATGCAACCTCTCTCAAGAAAGAACTGGAACAAAGAGGAGCGATTTTCAGCGCGACTTCGGACTCGGAAATCTTGGCCCACCTCATTCGTCGTAGTCACAATCCGAACTTGATGGGAAAAATCAAGGAAGCGCTCAGCCTTGTCAAAGGTGGTTTTGCCTATATCTTGCTGTTTGAGGACAAGTTGATTGCGGCTCTTGATCCCAATGGTTTCCGTCCGCTTTCTATCGGGAAAATGGCCAACGGAGCGGTGGTGGTTTCCTCTGAAACTTGTGCTTTTGAAGTCATTGGTGCCGAGTGGATTCGTGATTTGAAGCCAGGTGAGATTGTGATCATTGATGACAAAGGTATCCAGTATGATAGCTATACAGATGATACTCAGTTAGCAATCTGTTCTATGGAGTATATCTATTTTGCCCGCCCTGATTCTAACATTCATGGTGTCAATGTCCATACGGCACGGAAACGTATGGGTGCTCAATTGGCGCGTGAATTCAAGCATGAGGCGGATATCGTGGTCGGTGTACCAAATTCTTCCCTCAGCGCAGCTATGGGATTTGCAGAAGAGTCCGGGCTACCAAATGAAATGGGCCTCATCAAGAACCAATACACCCAACGTACCTTTATCCAACCGACTCAAGAATTGCGTGAGCAGGGGGTTCGGATGAAGCTATCTGCAGTTTCTGGTGTTGTCAAAGGTAAACGTGTGGTCATGATTGATGACTCGATTGTACGAGGAACAACATCTCGTCGTATCGTTCAGCTCTTGAAAGAAGCGGGTGCGACTGAGGTTCACGTTGCTATTGGCAGTCCTGCGCTAGCTTATCCATGCTTCTACGGTATTGATATCCAGACACGTCAGGAGCTGATTGCGGCCAATCATACGGTTGAAGAAACTCGCCAAATCATTGGTGCGGACAGTCTGACCTATCTTTCTGTTGAAGGTTTGATTGATTCGATTGGGATTGAAACAGATGCGCCAAATGGCGGTCTCTGTGTCGCTTACTTTGATGGTGACTACCCAACACCTCTCTACGACTATGAAGAAGACTATCGTAGAAGTTTGGAAGAAAAGACCAGTTTTTACAAATAG
- the purM gene encoding phosphoribosylformylglycinamidine cyclo-ligase, protein MANKNAYAQSGVDVEAGYEVVERIKKHVARTERAGVMGALGGFGGMFDLSKTGVKEPVLISGTDGVGTKLMLAIKYDKHDTIGQDCVAMCVNDIIAAGAEPLYFLDYVATGKNEPAKLEQVVAGVAEGCVQAGAALIGGETAEMPGMYGADDYDLAGFAVGVAEKSQIIDGSKVAEGDVLLGLASSGIHSNGYSLVRRIFADYTGEEVLPELEGKQLKEVLLEPTRIYVKAVLPLIKEGLVNGIAHITGGGFIENVPRMFAADLAAEIEEDKVPVLPIFKALEKYGQIKHEEMFEIFNMGVGLMLAVSPENVSRVKELLDEPVYEIGRIVKKENESVIIK, encoded by the coding sequence ATGGCAAATAAAAATGCGTACGCTCAATCTGGTGTGGATGTTGAAGCGGGTTATGAAGTTGTTGAACGGATTAAAAAGCACGTAGCTCGTACGGAGCGTGCAGGTGTCATGGGAGCTCTGGGTGGCTTTGGTGGTATGTTTGATCTATCAAAAACAGGTGTCAAAGAGCCCGTCTTGATTTCAGGGACTGATGGTGTCGGGACCAAGCTTATGTTGGCTATCAAGTATGACAAGCATGACACGATTGGGCAGGACTGTGTGGCCATGTGTGTCAACGATATCATCGCTGCAGGTGCAGAGCCCCTCTATTTTCTTGACTACGTAGCGACAGGGAAGAATGAACCAGCTAAGCTAGAGCAAGTGGTTGCTGGTGTGGCAGAAGGTTGTGTGCAGGCAGGCGCTGCCCTCATTGGTGGGGAAACGGCTGAAATGCCGGGCATGTACGGCGCAGATGACTATGACTTGGCTGGTTTTGCGGTCGGTGTGGCTGAAAAATCTCAAATCATTGACGGTTCAAAGGTGGCAGAAGGAGATGTTCTTCTCGGACTTGCTTCAAGTGGAATTCATTCCAATGGCTACTCTCTGGTTCGTCGTATCTTTGCAGATTACACAGGTGAGGAAGTCTTACCAGAATTGGAAGGCAAGCAACTCAAGGAAGTTCTTCTTGAGCCGACTCGTATCTATGTCAAGGCTGTCTTACCACTCATCAAGGAAGGGTTGGTCAACGGCATTGCCCACATTACAGGTGGTGGCTTTATCGAAAATGTACCTCGTATGTTTGCAGCTGACTTGGCTGCTGAGATTGAGGAAGACAAGGTTCCCGTGCTTCCAATTTTCAAAGCCCTTGAAAAATACGGTCAGATCAAACATGAAGAAATGTTTGAAATCTTCAATATGGGTGTGGGGCTTATGCTGGCAGTTAGCCCTGAAAATGTAAGTCGTGTCAAGGAATTGTTGGATGAACCAGTCTATGAAATTGGTCGTATCGTCAAGAAAGAAAACGAAAGTGTCATCATCAAATGA
- the comA gene encoding peptide cleavage/export ABC transporter ComA codes for MKFGKRHYRPQVDQMDCGVASLAMVFGYYGSYYSLAHLRELAKTTMDGTTALGLVKVAEEIGFETRAIKADMTLFDLPDLTFPFVAHVLKEGKLLHYYVVTGQDKDSIHIADPDPGVKLTKLPRERFAEEWTGVTLFMAPSPDYKPHKDQKNGLLSFIPILVKQRGLIANIVLATLLVTLINIVGSYYLQSIIDTYVPDQMRSTLGIISIGLVIVYILQQILSYAQEYLLLVLGQRLSIDVILSYIKHVFHLPMSFFATRRTGEIVSRFTDANSIIDALASTILSIFLDVSTVVIISLVLFSQNTNLFFMTLLALPIYTVIIFAFMKPFEKMNRDTMEANAVLSSSIIEDINGIETIKSLTSESQRYQKIDKEFVDYLKKSFSYSRAESQQKALKKVAHLLLNVGILWMGAILVMDGKMSLGQLITYNTLLVYFTNPLENIINLQTKLQTAQVANNRLNEVYLVASEFEEKKTVEDLSLMKGEMTFKQVHYKYGYGRDVLSDINLTIPQGSKVAFVGISGSGKTTLAKMMVNFYDPSQGEISLGGVNLNQIDKKALRQYINYLPQQPYVFNGTILENLLLGAKEGTTQEDILRAVELAEIREDIERMPLNYQTELTSDGAGISGGQRQRIALARALLTDAPVLILDEATSSLDILTEKRIIDNLMALDKTLIFIAHRLTIAERTEKVVVLDQGKIVEEGNHADLLAQGGFYAHLVNS; via the coding sequence ATGAAATTTGGGAAACGTCACTATCGTCCGCAGGTGGATCAGATGGACTGCGGTGTAGCTTCATTAGCCATGGTTTTTGGCTACTATGGTAGCTATTATTCTTTGGCTCACTTGCGAGAATTGGCCAAGACGACCATGGATGGGACGACGGCTTTGGGCTTGGTCAAGGTGGCAGAGGAGATTGGCTTTGAGACGCGAGCAATTAAGGCGGATATGACGCTATTTGACTTGCCAGATTTGACTTTTCCTTTTGTTGCCCATGTGCTTAAGGAAGGGAAATTGCTCCACTACTATGTGGTGACTGGGCAGGATAAGGATAGCATTCATATTGCCGATCCAGATCCTGGGGTGAAATTGACCAAACTGCCACGTGAGCGTTTTGCGGAAGAATGGACAGGAGTGACTCTTTTTATGGCACCTAGTCCAGACTACAAGCCTCATAAGGATCAAAAGAATGGTCTGCTCTCTTTTATCCCTATATTAGTGAAGCAGCGTGGCTTGATTGCCAACATCGTCCTAGCGACACTTTTGGTGACCCTGATTAACATTGTGGGTTCTTATTATCTGCAGTCTATCATTGATACCTATGTGCCAGATCAGATGCGTTCGACCTTGGGGATTATTTCTATTGGGCTGGTGATTGTTTATATTCTCCAGCAGATCTTGTCTTACGCTCAGGAGTATCTCTTGCTTGTTTTGGGGCAACGCCTGTCGATTGACGTGATTTTATCCTATATCAAGCATGTTTTTCACCTGCCTATGTCCTTTTTTGCGACACGCAGGACAGGGGAAATCGTGTCTCGTTTTACAGATGCTAATAGTATCATCGATGCGCTGGCTTCGACCATTCTTTCGATTTTCCTAGATGTGTCAACGGTTGTCATTATTTCTCTTGTTTTATTTTCACAAAATACCAATCTCTTTTTCATGACTTTATTGGCGCTTCCTATCTATACAGTGATTATCTTTGCCTTTATGAAGCCGTTTGAAAAGATGAATCGGGATACCATGGAAGCCAATGCGGTTCTGTCTTCTTCTATCATTGAGGACATCAACGGTATTGAGACGATCAAGTCTTTGACCAGTGAAAGTCAACGTTACCAAAAGATTGACAAGGAATTTGTGGATTATCTGAAAAAATCCTTTTCCTATAGTCGGGCAGAGAGTCAGCAAAAGGCTTTGAAAAAAGTAGCACATCTCTTGCTCAATGTCGGTATTCTCTGGATGGGGGCTATTCTGGTTATGGATGGCAAGATGAGTTTGGGGCAGTTGATTACCTATAATACCTTGCTGGTTTACTTTACCAATCCTTTGGAAAATATCATCAACCTGCAAACCAAGCTTCAGACAGCGCAGGTTGCCAATAACCGTTTGAATGAGGTTTATCTGGTAGCTTCTGAGTTTGAGGAGAAGAAAACGGTTGAGGATTTGAGCTTGATGAAGGGAGAGATGACCTTCAAGCAGGTTCATTACAAGTATGGCTATGGTCGAGATGTCTTGTCGGATATCAATCTGACTATTCCGCAGGGTTCTAAGGTGGCTTTTGTAGGGATTTCAGGGTCAGGTAAGACGACCTTGGCCAAGATGATGGTTAATTTTTACGACCCTAGTCAGGGAGAGATTAGTCTGGGTGGTGTCAATCTCAATCAGATTGATAAAAAGGCTCTACGTCAGTACATCAACTATTTGCCTCAACAGCCCTATGTCTTTAACGGAACGATTTTGGAGAATCTTCTTTTGGGAGCCAAGGAAGGGACGACTCAGGAGGATATCTTACGGGCGGTCGAATTGGCAGAGATTCGAGAGGATATCGAGCGGATGCCACTGAATTACCAGACAGAATTGACTTCGGATGGGGCAGGGATCTCAGGTGGTCAACGTCAGAGAATTGCTTTGGCGCGTGCTCTCTTGACAGATGCGCCGGTCTTGATTTTGGATGAGGCGACCAGCAGTTTGGATATTTTGACAGAGAAGAGGATTATCGATAATCTCATGGCTTTAGACAAGACCTTGATTTTCATTGCCCACCGCTTGACCATTGCTGAGCGGACAGAGAAGGTTGTTGTCTTGGATCAAGGAAAGATTGTCGAAGAAGGAAATCATGCTGATTTGCTTGCACAGGGTGGTTTTTACGCCCATTTGGTGAATAGCTAG